The proteins below come from a single Parazoarcus communis genomic window:
- a CDS encoding nucleotide pyrophosphohydrolase, whose translation MSKDALHELRDRLRSFAEERDWGQFHTPKNLAMALAGEAGEVIEHFQWLSAEQSATLDDTTREEVALELADVLLYLVRLADVLEVDLAEAARRKLAINAGRYPAEKARGRADKYHRL comes from the coding sequence ATGAGCAAGGATGCGCTGCACGAACTGAGAGACCGCCTGCGCAGCTTTGCCGAAGAGCGTGACTGGGGGCAGTTTCACACCCCGAAGAACCTGGCGATGGCGCTGGCTGGCGAAGCCGGCGAGGTAATCGAGCATTTTCAGTGGTTGAGTGCCGAGCAGTCAGCAACGCTCGACGACACGACGCGCGAAGAAGTGGCCCTCGAACTCGCAGATGTACTGCTTTACCTCGTCCGCCTTGCCGACGTACTGGAGGTGGATCTGGCCGAGGCTGCTCGCCGGAAACTTGCGATCAATGCCGGGCGCTATCCGGCAGAGAAGGCCCGTGGGCGCGCCGACAAGTACCACCGACTCTGA
- a CDS encoding 23S rRNA (adenine(2030)-N(6))-methyltransferase RlmJ, with product MLSYRHAFHAGNHADVLKHLVLLELLDYYNRKDKSWVYIDTHAGAGCYALDGDQAEKTSEFVDGVGRLWDCDDLPAPLTAYVKAVRQFNPHGRLVFYPGSPALAMTVARPQDRLRLFELHPADAVSLQQTFATETERVQVRKADGFSGLRSLLPPPSRRAVVLIDPPYEVKDDYRQAVDTLRDAMRRFPTGTYALWYPMLARPEARQLPERLAALGAESWLDVRLAVRGAPKDGFGMFGSGLFVVNPPWVLPERLEAVLPRLVELLGEDAEAGFDLEHHIE from the coding sequence ATGCTCAGTTATCGCCACGCCTTCCATGCAGGCAATCACGCCGATGTGCTCAAGCACCTCGTGCTGCTCGAACTGCTCGACTATTACAACCGCAAGGACAAGTCCTGGGTGTATATCGACACCCATGCGGGCGCGGGCTGTTATGCGCTGGACGGCGATCAGGCAGAGAAGACGTCGGAGTTCGTCGATGGGGTGGGGCGCTTGTGGGATTGCGACGATCTGCCTGCGCCACTGACCGCTTATGTGAAGGCGGTGCGTCAGTTCAATCCGCATGGCCGGCTGGTGTTCTACCCGGGTTCGCCCGCGCTGGCGATGACTGTTGCCCGGCCGCAGGACAGGTTGCGTCTGTTCGAGTTGCATCCGGCCGACGCGGTGTCGCTGCAGCAGACCTTTGCCACCGAGACCGAACGTGTGCAGGTCAGGAAGGCGGACGGCTTCTCCGGCCTGCGCTCACTCCTGCCTCCGCCGTCGCGTCGCGCCGTGGTGCTGATCGACCCGCCCTATGAGGTGAAGGACGATTATCGTCAGGCCGTGGATACCCTGCGCGATGCCATGCGGCGTTTTCCTACCGGCACGTACGCGCTGTGGTACCCGATGCTGGCGCGGCCGGAAGCACGGCAGCTGCCCGAGCGACTGGCTGCACTCGGGGCCGAGAGCTGGCTCGACGTACGTCTGGCCGTGCGGGGCGCACCCAAGGACGGTTTTGGCATGTTCGGCAGCGGCCTGTTCGTGGTCAATCCGCCGTGGGTGCTGCCCGAGCGGCTGGAGGCAGTCCTGCCCCGGCTGGTCGAACTGCTGGGCGAAGATGCCGAGGCAGGCTTCGATCTGGAGCATCACATCGAATGA
- a CDS encoding NAD(P)/FAD-dependent oxidoreductase — protein MLRITELRLPLDHPEEALRSAIIERLGIAATDLLAFTVFKRSYDARKAASLSFIYTIDLTLKDEAGVLKRFAGDRHINPAPDTGYHFVGQAPATVAHRPVVVGFGPCGIFAALILAQMGFRPLVLERGKAVRERTKDTWGLWRKNVLNPESNVQFGEGGAGTFSDGKLYSQIKDPKHYGRKVLTEFVKAGAPEEIMYVSKPHIGTFRLVGMVETMRAEIEALGGEIRFQQRVTDLRIEDGQVRAVVLAGGEEIPCDHVVLALGHSARDTVEMLHERGVFMEAKPFSVGFRIEHPQSLIDRARLGKYAGHPLLGAADYKIVHHAKNGRSVYSFCMCPGGTVVAATSEPNRVVTNGMSQYSRNERNANAGIVVGITPEDYPGGPLAGIALQRELESRAFELGGGTYEAPGQLVGDFIAGRPSTALGSVEPSYKPGVKLGDLSTALPDYAIEAIREALPAFERQIKGFSMHDAVLTGVETRTSSPVRVTRGENYQSLNVKGLYPAGEGAGYAGGILSAGVDGIRVAEALAKDIIDGQPAD, from the coding sequence ATGCTGCGAATCACCGAGCTCAGACTGCCCCTGGACCATCCCGAGGAGGCGCTCAGAAGCGCCATCATCGAGCGGCTGGGCATTGCGGCGACCGACCTGCTCGCCTTCACCGTCTTCAAGCGCAGCTACGATGCGCGCAAGGCAGCCTCGCTGAGCTTCATCTACACCATCGATCTCACGCTGAAGGACGAAGCCGGTGTGCTGAAGCGCTTCGCCGGCGACCGCCACATCAATCCCGCACCGGACACCGGCTACCACTTCGTCGGTCAGGCGCCGGCGACGGTCGCGCACCGGCCGGTCGTCGTCGGCTTTGGCCCCTGCGGCATCTTTGCCGCCCTGATTCTGGCGCAGATGGGGTTCAGACCGCTGGTGCTGGAACGCGGCAAGGCAGTGCGTGAGCGCACCAAGGATACCTGGGGCCTGTGGCGCAAGAATGTGCTCAATCCCGAGTCGAACGTGCAGTTCGGCGAAGGCGGTGCCGGCACCTTCTCTGACGGCAAGCTCTACAGCCAGATCAAGGACCCGAAGCACTATGGTCGCAAGGTGCTGACCGAGTTCGTCAAGGCCGGCGCGCCCGAGGAGATCATGTATGTGAGCAAGCCTCACATCGGCACTTTCCGCCTGGTCGGCATGGTGGAAACCATGCGTGCCGAGATCGAGGCCCTCGGCGGCGAGATCCGCTTCCAGCAGCGCGTCACCGACCTGCGTATCGAAGACGGCCAGGTGCGCGCCGTCGTGCTCGCGGGCGGCGAAGAGATCCCCTGTGACCACGTAGTTCTGGCTCTCGGCCACAGCGCACGCGACACGGTGGAAATGCTGCATGAACGCGGCGTGTTCATGGAAGCGAAGCCGTTCTCCGTGGGTTTCCGCATCGAACATCCGCAGTCCCTGATCGACCGTGCCCGCCTCGGCAAGTATGCCGGCCATCCGCTGCTTGGCGCGGCCGACTACAAGATCGTGCACCATGCGAAGAACGGGCGCTCGGTCTACAGCTTCTGCATGTGTCCCGGCGGCACGGTGGTCGCAGCCACCTCGGAGCCGAACCGTGTGGTCACCAACGGCATGAGCCAGTACTCGCGCAACGAACGCAATGCCAACGCCGGCATCGTGGTCGGCATCACGCCCGAGGACTATCCCGGCGGCCCGCTGGCCGGCATCGCCCTGCAGCGCGAACTGGAATCGCGCGCCTTCGAACTCGGTGGCGGCACCTATGAGGCGCCCGGTCAGCTGGTGGGTGACTTCATCGCCGGGCGGCCGTCGACGGCGCTCGGATCGGTCGAGCCCTCCTACAAGCCCGGCGTGAAGCTGGGCGACCTGTCGACGGCCCTGCCCGACTACGCAATCGAGGCCATACGCGAAGCACTGCCTGCCTTCGAGCGCCAGATCAAGGGCTTCTCGATGCATGACGCGGTACTGACCGGGGTCGAAACCCGCACCTCGTCACCCGTGCGGGTCACCCGCGGCGAGAACTATCAGAGCCTGAACGTGAAGGGCCTCTACCCTGCAGGGGAAGGCGCGGGCTACGCCGGCGGCATCCTGTCTGCCGGTGTCGACGGCATCCGGGTTGCCGAGGCGCTCGCCAAAGACATCATCGACGGCCAGCCGGCGGACTGA
- a CDS encoding nucleobase:cation symporter-2 family protein yields MSQDNPAVRLPALLYGLEDRPGTAASLLAALQHLLASIVGIVTPTLIIGGALGLGQYIPYLISMSLFVSGVSTWIQSQRVGPIGSGLLSLQGTSFAFLGSILAAGLVAKGRGDTPEQILALLFGLCLAGSLIEIVLSQFIDKLGRIITPTVTGIVITIIGLSLVKVGVTDMAGGFGAEDFGSASNMALALTVITIIIWLSFARNSMIRLSAILIGLAVGFVIAAFAGMVDFSRLGSQPFFAIPEPFKFGLAFDWALFIPIAFLYLITAIETTGDLTANSVISGEPVKGPVYMKRIKGGILGDGLNSALAAMFNTFPNTTFSQNNGVIQLTGVASRHVGKYISGLLVLLGLFPIFGAVFVLLPKPVLGGATLVLFGSIAVAGIRILSTQTIDRKAIYVMALSFGFGLGVSMVPNALSGLPDAVQKVIGSPITISGITAILLTLILPDEPPAAAHDEKVVAKPAVATN; encoded by the coding sequence ATGTCGCAAGACAACCCTGCTGTTCGGCTGCCCGCCCTGTTATACGGGCTGGAGGATCGGCCCGGAACCGCCGCCAGTCTGCTTGCAGCGCTGCAGCACCTTCTTGCAAGCATCGTCGGCATCGTCACCCCAACGCTCATTATTGGCGGCGCACTCGGTCTTGGTCAGTACATCCCCTACCTGATCAGCATGTCGCTGTTCGTCTCCGGGGTTTCCACCTGGATTCAGTCCCAGCGTGTCGGGCCGATCGGCTCCGGTCTGCTCAGTCTTCAGGGAACGAGTTTCGCGTTTCTCGGCTCAATCCTCGCAGCCGGCCTGGTGGCAAAGGGGCGGGGTGATACGCCGGAGCAGATCCTGGCCTTGCTGTTTGGTCTCTGCCTCGCCGGCAGTCTGATCGAGATCGTTCTGAGCCAGTTCATCGACAAGCTCGGCAGGATCATCACGCCGACGGTGACGGGCATCGTGATCACCATCATCGGACTGAGTCTGGTCAAGGTCGGTGTGACGGACATGGCAGGCGGCTTCGGTGCCGAGGACTTCGGTTCTGCCTCCAACATGGCGCTGGCGCTGACGGTGATCACCATCATCATCTGGCTGAGTTTTGCGCGCAACAGCATGATCCGGCTCAGCGCAATCCTGATTGGCCTCGCGGTGGGCTTCGTGATCGCGGCGTTCGCCGGGATGGTCGACTTCTCCAGGCTGGGCAGTCAGCCGTTTTTCGCGATTCCGGAACCGTTCAAGTTTGGCCTCGCATTCGACTGGGCGCTGTTCATCCCGATTGCGTTTCTGTACCTGATCACGGCGATCGAAACCACCGGCGATCTAACTGCAAACTCGGTGATTTCCGGTGAGCCGGTGAAAGGCCCCGTCTACATGAAGCGGATCAAGGGCGGCATCCTCGGCGATGGCCTCAACTCTGCCCTCGCAGCCATGTTCAATACATTCCCCAACACCACCTTCAGTCAGAACAACGGTGTGATCCAGCTCACCGGCGTGGCAAGCCGCCATGTGGGCAAGTACATCTCTGGCCTGCTGGTATTGCTCGGCCTGTTTCCGATCTTCGGCGCGGTGTTCGTGCTGCTGCCCAAGCCGGTGCTGGGCGGTGCAACGCTGGTGCTGTTCGGCTCGATTGCGGTGGCAGGTATCCGCATCCTGTCGACGCAGACGATCGACCGCAAGGCGATCTACGTGATGGCCCTGTCCTTCGGATTCGGGCTTGGCGTCAGCATGGTGCCGAATGCGCTGAGCGGCTTGCCGGATGCAGTACAGAAAGTGATCGGATCGCCGATCACGATCAGTGGCATTACCGCCATCTTGCTTACGCTGATTCTGCCGGATGAGCCGCCGGCGGCGGCACATGACGAAAAGGTCGTCGCCAAGCCGGCGGTGGCAACGAACTGA
- a CDS encoding peptidoglycan-binding protein: MRRLAAEAIALTYSEIVIHAGETTMAVLRRGMKGAAVKRLQRQLKSRGFDPGLLDGEFGGGTEAALMAFQLSDGLLADGIAGPRTLAALDLAKRADAWPDVLPAVTVQAVSEMFPSTPIRNIRENLPPVSTALAESGLTDKPMVLMALATIRAETESFKPVPEGLSRFNTSPRGHPFDLYDARRDLGNQGAPDGERFRGRGYIQLTGRFNYARYGELLGMGDELVRKPELASDPLIAGRLLAAFLKDKEARIKRALIEGDLRHARRLVNGGSHGLDRFTDAFHRGERSISDLA, encoded by the coding sequence ATGCGCAGACTTGCAGCCGAAGCGATTGCGCTGACCTATAGTGAAATCGTCATTCATGCAGGGGAGACAACGATGGCAGTGCTCAGGCGGGGAATGAAAGGCGCCGCGGTGAAGCGCCTGCAGCGCCAACTCAAGTCGAGAGGCTTCGACCCGGGCTTGCTCGATGGTGAGTTCGGCGGCGGGACTGAGGCGGCATTGATGGCATTCCAGTTGAGCGACGGCCTGCTGGCCGACGGTATTGCCGGCCCGCGAACCCTTGCGGCGCTCGATCTGGCAAAACGGGCCGACGCGTGGCCGGATGTGCTGCCCGCAGTGACGGTGCAGGCAGTTTCAGAGATGTTTCCATCGACGCCGATTCGCAATATCCGCGAGAACCTGCCGCCCGTGAGTACGGCACTGGCCGAGAGTGGTCTGACCGACAAACCGATGGTGTTGATGGCACTGGCTACGATTCGTGCCGAGACCGAGAGTTTCAAGCCGGTGCCGGAGGGGCTTTCACGCTTCAATACCTCGCCGCGTGGACATCCCTTCGACCTCTACGACGCGCGTCGGGATCTCGGAAACCAGGGCGCACCTGACGGCGAGCGCTTTCGTGGCCGGGGTTACATCCAGCTCACCGGTCGCTTCAACTATGCGCGCTATGGAGAGCTGCTCGGGATGGGGGATGAGCTGGTGCGAAAGCCCGAGCTTGCTTCCGATCCCTTGATTGCCGGGCGTTTGCTGGCGGCCTTTCTGAAGGACAAGGAGGCCCGGATCAAGCGCGCGCTGATCGAGGGCGATCTGCGTCACGCCCGCCGGCTGGTCAATGGCGGGAGTCACGGTCTCGACCGCTTCACGGATGCCTTTCATCGCGGCGAGCGGTCGATTTCGGACCTGGCCTGA
- a CDS encoding TonB-dependent receptor plug domain-containing protein has translation MTCVAKKTGYSVARPDRSEGNSLVIDAGGLRLSRRGLVASLFPFLLGAPAGDASAFAEDNLFFADLPIVASVSRLPQRLADASASVTVIDREMIKAIGARDLNDVFRIVPGFLTYPNNTDAARVTYHGLTNEDFSPRVQVLIDGRSQYSPLFQNGVNWATLPVALEDVERIEVVRGTNAVSYGSNAFLGVINIITVDPALVRGVSVSTNQGNQGVSDTTLRAGGHLGESGDFRFTYQEKNDTGFTDQFDWQDSFNSRLVNLNAGFWLSNSDQLQLSFGHIEATTMLGRLDTARVNGVKVISGGDDPGNPLRDFDQSNTYIQAMWRRTLGEGSDFQLRYSYSEDHGSESHVERNDDLTWNGDDDLLYKVDAYGDVGSRHEVEAQHTFSPFDTTRLVWGAGYRLDSLKSDDFLYGRGTVFRRVGRLFGNLEWKPAEWFTGNLGAASEYDSLAGHNFSPRMSLNFHLNPENTVRLGASRAYRTGSTVDYVGNRVLTPYSTASGTLIPAGQVYKQEFLGDPDMEQEQINTIEIGYLGDWKSLRSSLDIRVFRERIPNRMLTMNRLLPGAVCDVQVYPGPCTATDADFTTAIQRVKIEGVEFQWRWQPFDATRLMLGQAWTEVSSVFLDSVMPGSGVTTLEKTSNQEKIDLQTRRSTPSSATSFLLMQKLPGGLDFSLAGYWVGEMRWTRNSSVDFYRRFDARLGYPFNIGGQRGEIAYTAQSINGDHGEFKASGEPSDRVVELRHWVSLRIDL, from the coding sequence ATGACCTGCGTCGCAAAAAAAACTGGATATTCCGTCGCACGTCCGGATAGATCTGAGGGTAATTCTTTAGTGATAGATGCGGGTGGTCTGCGCCTGTCGCGGCGTGGGCTGGTGGCGAGTCTGTTTCCGTTCCTGCTTGGTGCTCCGGCGGGCGATGCTTCTGCATTTGCAGAGGACAACCTGTTTTTTGCGGACTTGCCGATCGTGGCGTCGGTGAGTCGCCTGCCACAGCGCCTGGCCGACGCATCGGCTTCAGTTACCGTGATTGACCGCGAAATGATCAAGGCGATCGGCGCGCGTGACCTAAATGACGTTTTTCGTATCGTTCCGGGCTTTCTGACCTATCCGAACAATACCGATGCGGCACGTGTCACCTACCACGGCCTGACCAACGAGGATTTCTCTCCCCGAGTGCAGGTTTTGATCGATGGTCGCTCCCAGTATTCGCCCCTGTTCCAGAACGGCGTGAACTGGGCGACGCTGCCGGTTGCACTCGAAGATGTGGAGCGTATCGAGGTGGTGCGTGGCACCAACGCGGTGTCCTACGGTTCGAATGCCTTTCTTGGCGTGATCAACATCATTACCGTGGACCCGGCGCTGGTGCGCGGTGTGTCGGTCAGCACCAATCAGGGTAATCAGGGCGTCAGCGACACCACGCTGAGGGCTGGCGGGCATCTGGGCGAGAGCGGTGATTTTCGCTTCACGTATCAGGAAAAGAACGACACGGGTTTCACCGACCAGTTTGACTGGCAGGACTCGTTCAATTCGCGCCTCGTCAACCTGAACGCCGGGTTCTGGCTCAGCAACAGCGATCAGCTGCAGTTGAGCTTTGGCCATATCGAGGCAACCACGATGCTGGGCCGGCTGGACACGGCAAGAGTGAATGGTGTGAAGGTGATTTCCGGTGGCGATGACCCCGGTAATCCGCTCCGTGACTTCGATCAGTCCAACACCTACATTCAGGCAATGTGGCGTCGCACCCTGGGTGAGGGTTCGGATTTTCAGCTGCGCTATTCGTATTCAGAAGACCATGGTTCCGAATCTCATGTCGAGCGCAATGACGATTTGACCTGGAATGGGGACGACGACCTTCTCTACAAGGTTGATGCCTACGGTGATGTCGGAAGCCGGCACGAAGTCGAGGCTCAACACACTTTTTCCCCGTTCGACACAACCCGTCTGGTATGGGGGGCGGGCTACCGGCTCGATAGCCTGAAGTCTGATGATTTTCTGTATGGGCGGGGTACGGTCTTTCGGCGTGTTGGCCGGCTGTTCGGCAACCTTGAGTGGAAACCTGCGGAATGGTTTACAGGGAACCTTGGCGCGGCGAGTGAGTATGATTCGCTTGCTGGGCATAACTTCTCGCCCCGCATGAGCCTTAACTTTCACCTGAATCCCGAGAACACGGTGCGCTTGGGCGCATCCCGCGCCTATCGGACCGGCAGTACTGTCGATTACGTCGGCAACCGCGTGCTGACGCCGTACTCGACGGCCAGTGGCACGCTCATTCCTGCAGGACAGGTCTACAAGCAGGAGTTTCTCGGCGATCCGGACATGGAGCAGGAGCAGATCAACACGATCGAGATCGGCTACCTCGGTGACTGGAAGTCCTTGCGCAGCAGCCTCGACATCCGCGTGTTCAGGGAGCGCATTCCAAACCGGATGCTCACCATGAACCGGCTATTACCGGGGGCGGTATGCGACGTTCAGGTTTATCCAGGGCCGTGTACCGCGACCGATGCCGACTTCACGACGGCCATCCAGCGGGTGAAGATCGAGGGCGTTGAATTCCAGTGGCGCTGGCAGCCCTTCGATGCCACCCGGCTGATGCTGGGGCAGGCCTGGACCGAGGTTTCTTCCGTTTTCCTGGATTCGGTCATGCCGGGTTCCGGTGTGACGACGCTGGAGAAGACCTCGAATCAGGAAAAGATCGACCTCCAGACCCGACGCTCGACGCCGAGCAGCGCGACGTCTTTTTTGCTGATGCAGAAGCTTCCGGGCGGACTGGATTTCTCGCTGGCCGGTTACTGGGTGGGCGAAATGAGATGGACGCGAAACAGCTCGGTCGACTTCTACCGTCGCTTCGACGCACGTCTGGGCTATCCCTTCAATATCGGCGGTCAGCGCGGCGAAATTGCCTACACCGCGCAGTCGATCAATGGCGACCATGGCGAATTCAAGGCCAGTGGCGAGCCTTCCGACCGTGTCGTCGAGTTGCGTCATTGGGTAAGCCTGAGAATCGACCTCTGA
- a CDS encoding TonB-dependent receptor plug domain-containing protein, with the protein MSLLPVLLGASAVDALAMADDDLFFAELPIVASVSRLPQRLTDASASVTVIDREMIKAIGARDLNDVFRIVPGFLTYPSNTDAARVTYHGLTNEEFSPRVQVLIDGRSQYSPLFQSGVNWASLPVALEDVERIEVVRGTNAVSYGSNAFLGVINIITVDPALVRGVSVSTNQGNQGVSDTTLRVGGQLGETGDFRFTYQEKNDSGLTDQFDWKDSFHSRLANLNTGFWLSNRDQLQLSIGHVEATTIQGRLQTATDANGQKYLSGGEDPANPFRDFDQSNTFLQALWQRALGEGADFQLRYSYAEDRGSEAHTVRWRGLKWNNNRDLVYEVNVFGGRGTRHEVEAQHTFSPLDSTRFVWGGGYRFDSVDSTELLYGRDTVYRRVGRVFGNLEWKPAEWLTGNVGAATEYDSLAGRNFSPRVSLNFHLNDENTVRFGASRAFRTGGTFDYVGHRVVSPSSTAGGTPVPAGQVYAQAFYGDPDMEQEEINTIEFGYLGEWKHVRSSLDIRLFRERIPNRMLTVSRALPSSICNVLAYPGTCTAASADYMTAIQKVKIEGLEFQWRWQPFDSTRLMLGQAWTEISSAFLDGVPYDRKNDLQTRRSAPSSSTSFLLMQKLPGGLDFSLVGYWVGDMQWSRNSAVDFYRRFDARLGYPFNMGGQRGEIAYTAQSINGDHGEFKSSGEPSDRVVELRHWVTFRIEL; encoded by the coding sequence GTGAGCCTGCTCCCGGTTCTGCTTGGTGCCTCGGCAGTTGATGCCCTTGCAATGGCAGATGACGATCTGTTTTTTGCTGAACTGCCGATCGTCGCCTCGGTGAGTCGCCTGCCACAACGCCTGACAGATGCATCCGCTTCGGTTACGGTGATTGATCGGGAAATGATCAAGGCGATCGGCGCACGCGACCTCAACGACGTCTTTCGCATCGTCCCGGGCTTTCTGACTTATCCGAGCAATACCGATGCGGCCCGGGTCACTTACCATGGTCTGACCAACGAGGAGTTTTCTCCACGGGTGCAGGTGTTGATCGATGGCCGCTCTCAGTATTCGCCCTTGTTCCAGAGCGGTGTGAACTGGGCGAGCCTGCCGGTTGCGCTCGAGGATGTGGAACGCATCGAGGTTGTGCGCGGTACCAACGCGGTCTCCTACGGTTCGAATGCCTTCCTTGGTGTGATCAACATCATCACTGTGGATCCTGCGCTGGTGCGCGGTGTCTCGGTCAGCACCAATCAGGGCAATCAGGGCGTAAGCGATACCACTCTGCGTGTTGGCGGACAGTTAGGGGAAACAGGCGATTTTCGCTTCACCTATCAGGAGAAGAACGACTCGGGTCTCACCGATCAGTTCGACTGGAAAGATTCGTTCCATTCCCGCCTCGCCAACCTGAATACCGGTTTCTGGCTCAGCAACCGAGACCAGTTGCAGTTGAGCATCGGGCATGTTGAGGCAACGACGATTCAGGGACGTTTGCAGACCGCAACTGACGCAAACGGTCAGAAGTATCTTTCCGGCGGGGAAGATCCAGCCAACCCCTTTCGGGACTTTGATCAGTCCAATACCTTCCTGCAGGCACTGTGGCAACGCGCCTTGGGAGAGGGGGCGGACTTTCAGCTTCGGTACTCCTATGCAGAAGACCGGGGTTCCGAGGCTCACACAGTGCGTTGGCGCGGGCTCAAATGGAACAACAATAGAGACCTGGTTTACGAGGTCAACGTTTTCGGGGGGCGTGGTACCAGGCACGAAGTTGAGGCACAGCATACGTTTTCCCCGCTTGATTCGACCCGGTTCGTCTGGGGCGGTGGGTATCGTTTCGATAGCGTGGACTCGACAGAACTTCTCTACGGGCGCGATACCGTCTATCGGAGGGTAGGGCGCGTATTCGGTAACCTGGAGTGGAAGCCTGCCGAATGGCTCACAGGCAACGTCGGTGCGGCAACTGAATATGACTCCCTCGCCGGGCGCAATTTCTCGCCTCGGGTGAGCCTCAACTTTCACCTCAATGACGAGAATACGGTGCGTTTTGGCGCCTCGCGCGCCTTCCGTACCGGAGGTACGTTCGACTATGTAGGTCATCGTGTGGTGTCGCCATCCTCGACTGCAGGCGGCACGCCTGTTCCTGCCGGACAAGTCTACGCGCAAGCGTTCTATGGCGACCCCGACATGGAGCAGGAGGAGATCAATACGATCGAGTTCGGCTATCTTGGCGAGTGGAAGCACGTCCGCAGCAGCCTTGATATTCGGCTGTTTCGGGAGCGAATTCCGAACCGCATGTTGACGGTTAGCAGGGCTCTGCCTTCATCGATTTGCAACGTGCTGGCTTATCCGGGCACGTGCACAGCAGCTTCTGCAGACTATATGACTGCAATCCAGAAGGTGAAGATCGAAGGGCTGGAATTTCAATGGCGCTGGCAGCCTTTCGATTCTACTCGGCTGATGCTTGGTCAAGCTTGGACAGAGATTTCATCTGCCTTTTTGGACGGTGTTCCATACGACCGCAAGAATGACCTCCAGACCAGACGCTCGGCTCCAAGCAGTTCGACGTCATTTCTCCTGATGCAGAAACTGCCCGGCGGTCTTGACTTCTCGCTGGTCGGCTATTGGGTAGGGGATATGCAGTGGTCGCGTAACAGCGCGGTCGACTTCTATCGGCGATTCGATGCGCGTCTTGGCTATCCCTTCAATATGGGCGGACAGCGTGGTGAGATTGCCTACACCGCACAGTCGATCAATGGTGACCACGGTGAGTTCAAGTCGAGCGGCGAGCCTTCGGATCGTGTGGTCGAGTTGCGCCATTGGGTGACATTTAGGATTGAACTCTGA
- a CDS encoding sigma-54-dependent transcriptional regulator produces MSSGEFKVLYVEDDDAVRAAGCQTFALADIEVEDHARAESVVARVGTATPAVLVTDVRLPGMDGMALLQRVVAIDPDLPVILVTGHGDVSMAVEAMRAGAYDFIEKPFSPEQLLDVVRRAMEKRRLVLENRALRRQLAQTTGTDGLLGNGQAMSRVRELVAELADTDVDVLVHGETGTGKERVARGLHESGGRRQGNFVAINCAALPETVFESEMFGVEPGAFTGATRSRAGKIEHANGGTLFLDEIEGMPLALQAKLLRVLQERVVERLGSNRLVPVDCRIVAATKVDLAEESKAGRFRADLYYRLNVVPLNLPPLRERREDIPLLFNAFCLQAAERYRRPQPQVLPAVVDWLMSRDWPGNVRELQHVAERYVLGVWRPESGSAPSGGTLPQRVAAFELRLIESALEQALGDVASAAEALGVPRKTLYDKLAKLGVDTARFRGTAPEAGLTQGR; encoded by the coding sequence ATGAGTAGCGGGGAATTTAAGGTGCTGTACGTCGAGGACGACGATGCGGTGCGGGCAGCCGGATGTCAGACCTTTGCACTGGCCGACATCGAGGTCGAGGATCACGCCCGTGCAGAGTCGGTCGTCGCGCGCGTGGGTACCGCAACCCCGGCCGTCCTGGTGACCGATGTGCGCCTGCCGGGCATGGATGGCATGGCCCTGTTGCAGCGGGTCGTGGCCATCGATCCCGATCTGCCGGTGATCCTGGTGACCGGGCACGGCGACGTGTCAATGGCGGTCGAGGCGATGCGCGCCGGCGCCTATGACTTCATCGAAAAGCCGTTTTCGCCTGAACAGTTGCTGGACGTTGTTCGCCGTGCAATGGAGAAGCGCCGCCTGGTGCTGGAGAATCGCGCCTTGCGTCGCCAGCTTGCGCAGACGACCGGCACCGACGGTCTGCTCGGAAACGGTCAGGCGATGAGCCGCGTACGCGAACTCGTCGCCGAACTGGCCGATACCGATGTCGATGTGCTGGTGCATGGTGAAACCGGTACGGGCAAGGAGCGTGTTGCGCGCGGCCTGCACGAGTCGGGCGGGCGCCGGCAGGGCAATTTCGTTGCGATCAACTGTGCGGCACTGCCCGAAACCGTGTTCGAGAGCGAAATGTTCGGGGTGGAGCCAGGCGCCTTTACCGGCGCCACGCGCAGCCGCGCTGGAAAGATCGAGCATGCCAATGGCGGCACCCTGTTTCTCGATGAAATCGAGGGTATGCCGCTGGCATTGCAGGCGAAGCTCCTGCGGGTGTTGCAGGAGCGGGTGGTCGAGCGACTCGGCTCCAACCGGCTCGTACCGGTTGATTGCCGTATCGTGGCCGCCACGAAGGTCGATCTGGCCGAGGAAAGCAAAGCCGGACGCTTTCGGGCCGATCTGTACTATCGCCTGAACGTCGTTCCGCTCAACCTGCCGCCCCTGCGCGAGCGGCGCGAGGACATTCCCCTGCTGTTCAACGCATTCTGCCTCCAGGCGGCCGAACGCTACCGCCGCCCGCAGCCACAAGTCTTGCCTGCCGTCGTCGATTGGCTGATGAGCCGTGACTGGCCGGGCAATGTGCGAGAGCTGCAGCATGTGGCAGAACGCTATGTGCTAGGCGTCTGGCGTCCCGAGTCCGGCTCCGCGCCGTCAGGCGGAACCCTGCCGCAGCGGGTTGCGGCATTTGAACTGCGCCTGATCGAAAGTGCGCTTGAACAGGCGCTCGGAGACGTCGCGAGCGCCGCCGAAGCGCTCGGTGTGCCGCGTAAAACGCTTTATGACAAGCTGGCAAAGCTTGGGGTGGATACGGCCAGGTTTCGTGGAACGGCACCTGAGGCGGGACTCACCCAAGGACGATAG